The window TGTTTTCGGGCATTTTGTTTACAAGTCTGTGCAGAAAGAGAGAAGTTTCATCGAGCAGTCTTTCTTCGGAACGGACTCCTTTGATGATAATGGAATCAGCATAATTTCGAAGTTCGGCATCCTCTTCCTTGGAGAGGTCCCTTCCCGTATAAACAATTACCGGAGGAAGATTAGATTCGAACTGTTCCAGTGACTGGAGGAGCTCGAAGCCTGTCATGTCGGGCAACCCAAGGTCGAGAATCATCAAATCAAAGTGACCGTCGGCGAGCAGTTCGATTGCCTCACTCCCGGTTTCCACCGTTGAAATCTTTACATCCGAGTCGCCGATAAGTCTGGAGATGCTTCTTTGAAGATTTATGTCATCTTCAATAAGAAGGATGTCCTTCACTTTTTTATTGGAGAATTCCTCTAGCCGTGTAATCGCATCATCAATATCTTCTTTTGCAACCGGTTTGGCGAGATAACCAATGGCTCCCTTGTTCAGAGCTTCCCTTACGGTATTGGCACCGCTTACTATATGTACAGGGATGTGCCGGGTTTTCGAGGATTCTTTCAGCCGGGTCAGAATATCGATACCATTGATATCGGGGAGACCCAGGTCGAGGAGGATAGCCATGGGCAGAAATCTCAGTGCCAGTTCCAGACCTTCATAACCCGTAAGTGCAACTATTGCCTTAAGATTTTTCTCTTTACATTCCTTAAGCAAAAGTTTAGCGAAGTCCGGGTCATCCTCAATAATTAAAACGACCTTGTCCTTTTCCGTGATATCTTTTCTGTCGTCGTTTACCGAAATTTTATGCGGTTTTTCAACTTTAACCGGGGGAATAACAACTTCTTCGGGCTCCTTCGGCTTCGGCAAAGTCACTGGCTCGGCGGCAATTTTGGGAGTATTCAGTCCCGGGAACTTGAGAGGAAGGAAGAGTGTGAAAGAGGAGCCGGTGCCGGGGATACTCTCGACCTGGATTTCGCCACCGAGGATATGTGAAAGCTCTCTGGAAATCGAGAGACCGAGTCCGGTGCCGCCAAACTCGCGTGATGTTCCGCCATCAGCCTGCTGGAATGCCTCAAATATTACTTTTTGCTTTTCGAGCGGGATGCCGATACCGGTGTCGGCAACAGTGATGGCAACACATTCATTTCTGTTCAATCCGCTTCGGAAGAGATTATCTGAAGCCTTTGGCATGTCGATTCTGACAGTGACCTTCCCGGTTTTGGTGAATTTTATCGCATTCGAGATCAGGTTCTTTAGAATTTGTTCCAGTCGTTGCTTGTCAGTTTCGATTGAATCGGGTATGTGCTCGCCGATGGAGAGATCAAATTCCAGTCCTTTATGAGCCGCAGAATGTTTGAAAGTTGACTCAACATTTCTTCGTATAATTTCAACCGGGACCTTCTCAATATGGAGTTCCATCTTGCCGGCTTCAATTTTTGAAAGGTCGAGGATCTCATTAATGAGATTGAGGAGGTCAGAACCGCTTCTGTAAATCACTTCAGCCGATTCCACCTCATCTTCAGTGAGGTTGCCCTTTTTATTGTCACCGAGCATTTTTGACAGTATAAGAAGACTGTTGAGGGGGGTTCTCAGTTCGTGGGACATATTTGCCAGGAATTCTGATTTGTATTTACTGGCGATCGCGAGTTCCTCGGCTTTTATTTCAAGTTCCTCTCTTGCTAATTGAATATCTGCTTTCTGTTTCTGCAGGGATTCGTTTTTCTCTTCGAGTTCTTCATTTATTACTTCGAGTTCTTCCTGTTGCGATTTCAGTCTTTCCTCGGAAAATTTCAGGGCGGTTGTCTGCTCTTCTAGTTCCTCATTGGCAGCACGGAGTTCTTCCTGCTGCACTTCGAGTTTCTCGTTCGAGCTTCTTAATTCCTCCTGTTGCACCTGAAGTTCCTCTGCGAGTTGTTGAGTCTTCATAAGGAGATCCGTCAGCGATTCTCTCGATTTGGAGGAATTGACAGCGGCTCCTATAATGGCAGAAGTACTTAACAGGAACTCGATCTCCCGGGTGGAAAATATTCCATATTTCCCAAGTTCGACTATGCCGTAAAGTTTTTCTGCATAAACAAGGGGGAAGAGGAAAATTTCACTCGGCAGCGATTTTCCCGTGGCAGATGAGATAAAGAAATGGCTGTCTTTAACATTCCTGACATGAAGATGGCGGCGTGAAGCGGCACATTCCCCGGTGAGACCTTCTTTGAATTTAACCGTATTATTAGCCCGTTCGACATCGCTGATAGCGAAACCTCCTGCCAGCGTAAGGTATTCCTCATCGCTGTCAGTCACATAGAAAGCACAGATAAATGCACCGGTGTATTCACTAAGAAAAGCAGAAACCTTGTCGGCAAGTTCCGTAACTTTTGGTTCACCTCTTAAAGTATCGTTGAGACTGTTTATTCCGGATTTTTGCCAGTTCTGAATTTCAGCTTTGGCAGTATAGTCACCAAGCGAGTCGGACACCTGATTAATTATCCTGGCAAGCGATCCCAGTTCATCCTTCGAATCGTAGTCGATTTTGGAGTAAAATTCCCCCTGCTCAATCAGTTTGACTTTTTTACTTATCAGATCGACCGGTTTCCTGATCCCTCTTGTTATCAGGTACCCCGTGATACCGCTTGCAAGCATAAGGAGAAGAAGAAAAAAATAAGTCAATACCTTGGTATCCTCTTTCACCACCTCCGAATTTTCGTAGAAGGCTTTTGCTTTGTTGTTTGCAAAATTCAGGACATCCTTCAACTCGATTTCAAATAATTTTACCAGTTCTTCCCGTGCGACGAGCAGTTTTTTCGCACGGGCGACATCATCGGATTCAATGGCGGTTATGAGTTGAAAACGGCTTTCAGCAAGTTTTGAATATGCATACTCAAGATCATCCAGGTCTTGTTTGTCACCGAGGTATCTCTCTTTTAAAACCGGAAAATATGAAAGAATACGGTGATTGGATGAATCAATTTCGGCAATCAGGGAGTCGTGACTTTCCGGGAAAATTACCATTTTATTCAGGATCCTTCGCATTCTCTCTGATTCAATGTTTATCATCTTGATTGTATTTGTAACTGTAAAAGGGTGTCTGTAGAGGAGAGTTGTCTGGTCTGAGAGAATATTAATGTTGTAAATGGAAACAACAAGTGAACAGAGGATCAGAGAGATTACTATAGAGAATCCAGTTGCCAGGCGGGCACCGATTTTAAAGTCACGGAACTTCATGTTTTTGTCCTGTGTGTAGATTGGAAAGTGACCAACAATAATAATTAATAATTTTCACAAATGCAACAGAAATATGATTTTAGATATCATTACCGGATGGTTTTTTGCAGAATCATCTGCATACGGTGAAATGCTTTTTAACCTGCGAAAATTAATGCTGGAGAAAGATAGTATATTTGTTAAAATCCTTTAAAATTGCTATATTTGTAATCTGATTATTCGCCCTACGGACACAGGGCGTTTTTTTTTAGAAAGCAATTATGATTGACGCAATCAACAGAATAAAAGAGATATGCCTTCAGACAGTTGAAGAGCACGGGATGCTTTTCATAGATTTTGTAATGAAGGGTGAAGGCAAGGTAAAAGTTGTCGAATTGTACATCGACGGGGAAGAGGGTGTGACTGCTGACATTTGTGCAGCCGTCAGCCGGGACATCAGCAAGATAATCGATGAGGAAGACCTTTTTGAGGGACCTGTCAGGTTTGATGTTTCATCACCGGGGGTCAACAGACCACTGGTGCATTTGAAACAGTATAAAAAGCACACCGGCAGGGAATTCGAGGTAACCTACTCGGAAGGTGAAGAGAAAAAGAAAATAAAAGGGAAACTGCTTCAGGTTGAAGATGACCTTTTAACATTTGAATTAAACAAAGAATCACGAATTATTGGTTTTCAGAATGTTCTGAGTGCCAAGGTTAAAGTAAGTTTTTAGTGGAGGAAGAGAAATGAACGCAGACATAGTTGAATCGTTTGCGGCGATGGTGAGAGAAAAAGGAGTGGACAAGGATGTGCTTCATGGAATAATTGAAGACATCTTCGGATTGCTTGTTCGTAAAAAATATGGTGAAGAAGCAAACTACTCCGTAGTTGTTAACATGGACAGAGGCGACATCGAAATATTTCTTGTGAGAGAAATAGTCGAAGAAGTCGAGAATCCTGAAAAACAGATCAGTCTCGAAGAAGTGAACAGACTTGGTAATGAGGATGAGCTTGATGTAGGTGATGAGTATGTGGAGCAGTTAAAGCTGGCAAC is drawn from Bacteroidota bacterium and contains these coding sequences:
- a CDS encoding response regulator gives rise to the protein MKFRDFKIGARLATGFSIVISLILCSLVVSIYNINILSDQTTLLYRHPFTVTNTIKMINIESERMRRILNKMVIFPESHDSLIAEIDSSNHRILSYFPVLKERYLGDKQDLDDLEYAYSKLAESRFQLITAIESDDVARAKKLLVAREELVKLFEIELKDVLNFANNKAKAFYENSEVVKEDTKVLTYFFLLLLMLASGITGYLITRGIRKPVDLISKKVKLIEQGEFYSKIDYDSKDELGSLARIINQVSDSLGDYTAKAEIQNWQKSGINSLNDTLRGEPKVTELADKVSAFLSEYTGAFICAFYVTDSDEEYLTLAGGFAISDVERANNTVKFKEGLTGECAASRRHLHVRNVKDSHFFISSATGKSLPSEIFLFPLVYAEKLYGIVELGKYGIFSTREIEFLLSTSAIIGAAVNSSKSRESLTDLLMKTQQLAEELQVQQEELRSSNEKLEVQQEELRAANEELEEQTTALKFSEERLKSQQEELEVINEELEEKNESLQKQKADIQLAREELEIKAEELAIASKYKSEFLANMSHELRTPLNSLLILSKMLGDNKKGNLTEDEVESAEVIYRSGSDLLNLINEILDLSKIEAGKMELHIEKVPVEIIRRNVESTFKHSAAHKGLEFDLSIGEHIPDSIETDKQRLEQILKNLISNAIKFTKTGKVTVRIDMPKASDNLFRSGLNRNECVAITVADTGIGIPLEKQKVIFEAFQQADGGTSREFGGTGLGLSISRELSHILGGEIQVESIPGTGSSFTLFLPLKFPGLNTPKIAAEPVTLPKPKEPEEVVIPPVKVEKPHKISVNDDRKDITEKDKVVLIIEDDPDFAKLLLKECKEKNLKAIVALTGYEGLELALRFLPMAILLDLGLPDINGIDILTRLKESSKTRHIPVHIVSGANTVREALNKGAIGYLAKPVAKEDIDDAITRLEEFSNKKVKDILLIEDDINLQRSISRLIGDSDVKISTVETGSEAIELLADGHFDLMILDLGLPDMTGFELLQSLEQFESNLPPVIVYTGRDLSKEEDAELRNYADSIIIKGVRSEERLLDETSLFLHRLVNKMPENKKRMILDLHETDQLFRGKKVLIVDDDMRNVFALSKLLSDKGMNILKAENGRKAIEIISSEPDIDLVIMDIMMPEMDGYETIRRIREKEEFYDIPIIAVTAKAMKKDYQDCIAAGASDYLPKPVDIERLFSIMRVWLYR